One stretch of Pontiella desulfatans DNA includes these proteins:
- a CDS encoding P-II family nitrogen regulator gives MSKLLVRSIVRPEKADAVMKCLLEAGYPAVTKVPVFGRGKQRGLKVGEVTYDELPKEMLMTVVPVADKEFVVKTVLAAAKTSETGNFGDGKIFISPVDEIYTISSGVKED, from the coding sequence ATGTCCAAACTACTCGTACGCTCCATCGTCCGCCCGGAAAAGGCCGACGCCGTCATGAAATGCCTGCTCGAAGCCGGCTATCCCGCCGTCACCAAGGTGCCCGTCTTCGGACGCGGCAAGCAACGCGGCCTGAAGGTCGGCGAAGTGACCTACGACGAGCTGCCCAAGGAAATGCTGATGACCGTTGTTCCGGTAGCCGACAAGGAATTCGTCGTGAAGACGGTACTCGCCGCAGCCAAGACCAGCGAAACCGGCAACTTTGGCGATGGCAAGATCTTCATCTCCCCCGTGGATGAAATCTACACCATCAGCTCCGGCGTCAAGGAAGACTAA
- a CDS encoding ATP-binding protein, whose product MQMIVRDAVKVLEKRFSQVPVVALIGSRQVGKTTLAHALAIDKPTHYLDLERPSDIAKLADPELYLSRHSGQLVILDEIQRIPGLFPVLRSLVDERRRAGERSAQFLILGSASPELLQQSSETLAGRVSFIELNPLSLREVSQEAGGLERHWFRGGYPDGFLSSDDATAVQWCEDFIASYVERYLPQMGVMATPVQLRRFCSMLAHQQGATLNLSRLGNSLAIDGKTVRHYIDLLQGLFILRSLPAWSRNAGKRLVKAPKVYLRDTGVLHTLAGLHSLEHVLGHPLCGHSWEGYCIEQILDRLPPGYSASHYRTHAGAEIDLVLEAPSGEVLAVEIKRTLTPKLMPAFRESMKTIGASKGFYTMPHGDRFPLSEQVDAISLEDFLELDF is encoded by the coding sequence ATGCAAATGATCGTTAGAGATGCAGTTAAGGTTCTGGAAAAGCGGTTTAGCCAAGTGCCGGTCGTGGCCTTGATCGGTTCGCGTCAGGTTGGCAAAACTACGCTGGCCCATGCCTTGGCGATCGACAAACCAACGCATTATCTGGATTTGGAACGCCCATCCGATATTGCCAAGCTTGCGGATCCGGAACTTTATTTGAGCAGGCATTCCGGCCAACTGGTCATTTTGGATGAAATTCAACGTATTCCCGGTTTGTTCCCCGTTTTGAGGAGTTTGGTTGATGAACGACGCAGGGCCGGTGAGCGGAGTGCCCAGTTCTTGATCCTGGGTTCGGCCTCGCCGGAGTTGCTGCAGCAAAGTTCGGAAACGCTCGCTGGAAGGGTCAGCTTCATTGAACTGAATCCTTTAAGCCTGCGGGAGGTGTCGCAGGAAGCGGGCGGCCTGGAACGGCATTGGTTCCGGGGAGGGTATCCGGATGGTTTTCTTAGTTCCGACGACGCAACCGCAGTGCAGTGGTGCGAGGATTTCATTGCGAGTTATGTTGAGCGCTATCTTCCGCAAATGGGGGTCATGGCAACACCGGTTCAGCTACGGCGGTTTTGCTCCATGTTGGCGCATCAGCAGGGTGCAACGCTGAATTTGAGCAGGCTCGGGAATTCGCTTGCGATCGATGGGAAAACGGTTCGCCACTACATTGATTTGCTTCAGGGATTATTCATCCTGCGCAGTCTGCCTGCTTGGAGTCGAAATGCCGGGAAGCGCCTAGTTAAGGCTCCGAAGGTCTATTTGCGTGATACGGGCGTTCTCCATACCCTGGCGGGACTTCACTCGCTTGAGCATGTGCTGGGGCATCCTCTTTGTGGACATTCCTGGGAGGGGTACTGCATTGAGCAAATACTTGACCGTCTACCACCGGGCTATTCGGCAAGTCACTATCGAACACACGCTGGCGCTGAAATTGATCTGGTTCTTGAGGCTCCATCCGGTGAGGTGCTGGCTGTTGAGATCAAGCGGACGCTCACACCCAAACTGATGCCGGCATTTCGTGAGAGTATGAAAACCATAGGTGCTTCAAAAGGATTCTATACGATGCCGCATGGCGATCGGTTTCCCCTGTCGGAGCAGGTGGATGCAATCAGCCTGGAGGATTTTCTGGAGCTCGACTTCTAG
- the nifH gene encoding nitrogenase iron protein: MRKIAIYGKGGIGKSTTTQNTVAGLAEAGNKVMVVGCDPKADSTRLLLGGLAQKTVLDTLREEGEDVELDDVIKDGFGATRCVESGGPEPGVGCAGRGIITSINLLEQLGAYEEDQNLDYVFYDVLGDVVCGGFAMPIREGKAEEIYIVVSGEMMAMYAANNICKGIVKFADAGGVRLGGLICNSRKCDNELELITELANRLGTQMIHFVPRDNIVQHAELNRKTVIDFAPESGQADEYRALSKKINDNTMRVIPTPLEIEDLEDLMVKYGFDA; this comes from the coding sequence ATGAGAAAAATCGCAATCTACGGTAAAGGCGGAATCGGAAAATCCACCACCACGCAAAACACCGTGGCCGGCCTGGCGGAAGCAGGCAACAAGGTGATGGTGGTAGGCTGCGACCCGAAGGCCGACTCGACCCGCCTGCTGCTCGGCGGCCTGGCACAGAAGACGGTTCTCGACACCCTTCGTGAAGAGGGCGAAGACGTGGAACTCGATGATGTCATCAAGGATGGCTTCGGCGCCACCCGCTGCGTTGAGTCCGGCGGACCGGAACCGGGTGTCGGCTGCGCCGGCCGCGGTATCATCACCTCGATCAACCTGCTCGAACAGCTGGGCGCCTACGAAGAAGACCAGAACCTCGACTACGTCTTCTACGACGTACTCGGCGACGTGGTTTGCGGCGGATTCGCCATGCCGATCCGCGAGGGCAAGGCTGAAGAGATCTACATTGTGGTTTCCGGCGAAATGATGGCCATGTATGCGGCCAACAACATCTGCAAAGGTATCGTGAAGTTCGCCGATGCCGGTGGCGTTCGCCTCGGCGGCCTCATCTGCAACAGCCGCAAGTGCGACAACGAGCTGGAACTGATCACCGAGCTGGCCAACCGCCTCGGAACGCAGATGATCCACTTCGTACCGCGCGACAACATTGTTCAGCACGCCGAGCTCAACCGTAAAACCGTGATCGACTTCGCTCCGGAATCCGGACAGGCCGACGAATACCGCGCCCTCTCCAAGAAGATCAACGACAACACCATGCGCGTCATCCCGACCCCGCTGGAAATCGAGGATCTCGAAGATCTGATGGTGAAATACGGATTCGATGCATAG
- a CDS encoding SLC5 family protein gives MGIIDIIVFFAFIAAVLFVGLYKSKGEETHGEQGAEDYFLAGRGLTWWLIGISLIAANISAEQFVGMSGQGAGLQGLSVSSWEWIAAITLVVVAFVLLPYFLRTGITTIPEFLEVRYNHWARLVMTLSMTLILIFVSLIGVIYAGAIAMTKLFSEFGTDIPLPVACWILGGMAAGYVAVGGLKACAWADLLQGTALIVGGGLITYFAFQKLGITNVSELVDASGAAASVDAGAGAMEKFGTLNETALHMDTPAMPWPVLIIGIWIPNFYYWGLNQYITQRILGSASLAEGQKGLVFAGFLKLLIPFVIVIPGIIAFNLYSNEMAEGANIDAGGNVFAMYEEAQANPDNTFVFDLDVKYAVANPEKAAEITAFNESVVERLGAAGVTKKAINAYKYDDAMGLLISKLIPRNKGLLGFVFAALIGAIVSSLAAILNAASTLFTMDVYQRYIRPEAKQFEFVTFGRVCIGVFVVIGCVLAPMLVNFQSIFDYIQSIQGYVSTGILAVFIYGLLNRTGGKWAGVIGIVANAGIYHYMLKKHSDMHFLHSMSVCLGVVLALLVVYGLIFKNKEKVVFASNTTMDLTPSKGAMYAGIVVCVMTVALYVIFW, from the coding sequence ATGGGAATTATTGATATCATTGTATTCTTCGCGTTTATCGCGGCAGTACTTTTTGTGGGGCTGTATAAGTCCAAGGGCGAGGAAACGCACGGAGAACAAGGTGCGGAAGACTACTTTTTGGCCGGCCGTGGGCTGACGTGGTGGTTGATCGGTATTTCCTTGATCGCCGCGAATATTTCCGCCGAGCAGTTTGTCGGCATGTCCGGCCAGGGCGCGGGGCTGCAAGGCCTTTCCGTTTCGAGCTGGGAATGGATCGCCGCAATCACCTTGGTGGTCGTCGCCTTTGTGTTGCTGCCCTACTTCTTGCGTACCGGTATCACGACGATTCCGGAATTCCTCGAAGTCCGTTATAACCACTGGGCGCGACTGGTCATGACCTTGTCGATGACGCTCATCTTGATCTTCGTGAGCTTGATCGGCGTGATTTACGCGGGTGCCATCGCGATGACGAAGCTGTTTTCCGAGTTCGGAACGGACATCCCCTTGCCGGTGGCCTGCTGGATTCTTGGTGGCATGGCCGCAGGATACGTTGCGGTGGGTGGACTTAAGGCCTGTGCCTGGGCCGACTTGCTGCAGGGAACCGCCCTGATCGTCGGCGGCGGCCTGATCACCTATTTCGCATTCCAGAAGCTGGGCATCACGAATGTCTCTGAATTGGTCGACGCCTCCGGCGCGGCGGCATCGGTCGATGCGGGCGCGGGTGCCATGGAAAAGTTCGGCACCTTGAATGAAACCGCCCTGCACATGGACACCCCGGCGATGCCGTGGCCTGTTCTCATTATAGGTATCTGGATCCCGAACTTCTACTACTGGGGCCTCAACCAATACATCACGCAGCGCATTCTCGGCTCCGCGTCGCTCGCGGAAGGCCAGAAAGGCCTCGTGTTCGCGGGCTTCCTGAAGCTGCTCATCCCGTTCGTTATCGTCATTCCGGGTATCATCGCGTTCAACCTATACTCCAATGAGATGGCCGAGGGCGCGAACATTGACGCAGGCGGAAACGTCTTCGCTATGTACGAGGAGGCCCAAGCGAACCCGGACAACACCTTTGTCTTCGACCTCGACGTTAAATACGCGGTGGCCAATCCGGAGAAAGCCGCGGAGATCACCGCGTTCAACGAATCCGTCGTCGAGCGTCTTGGCGCGGCCGGTGTGACGAAGAAGGCGATCAACGCCTACAAATACGACGATGCGATGGGGCTGTTGATTTCCAAGCTCATTCCTAGAAACAAAGGATTGCTTGGTTTTGTCTTCGCGGCGCTCATTGGCGCGATTGTTTCTTCGCTCGCTGCGATTTTGAACGCGGCTTCGACGTTGTTTACCATGGACGTCTACCAACGCTATATCCGGCCTGAAGCGAAGCAGTTCGAATTCGTCACCTTTGGGCGTGTCTGCATCGGTGTATTCGTGGTGATTGGCTGTGTTCTGGCGCCGATGCTGGTTAATTTCCAGAGTATCTTCGATTACATCCAGTCGATTCAGGGCTACGTTTCCACCGGTATTCTCGCGGTGTTCATCTATGGTCTGCTCAACCGCACAGGCGGCAAATGGGCGGGCGTTATCGGCATCGTGGCCAACGCCGGCATCTACCACTACATGCTCAAGAAGCACTCGGACATGCACTTCCTCCACAGTATGTCGGTCTGTCTGGGCGTGGTTCTGGCACTCCTCGTTGTTTACGGGTTAATCTTCAAGAACAAAGAGAAAGTCGTATTCGCATCCAATACCACCATGGATCTCACGCCCTCCAAAGGCGCGATGTATGCGGGGATTGTCGTGTGCGTAATGACCGTCGCGCTCTACGTCATCTTCTGGTAG